In Melospiza georgiana isolate bMelGeo1 chromosome 15, bMelGeo1.pri, whole genome shotgun sequence, one genomic interval encodes:
- the NDUFA2 gene encoding NADH dehydrogenase [ubiquinone] 1 alpha subcomplex subunit 2, protein MAAVSVKSIGGRLGLALRELRIHLCQRSPSSRGVREFIEQHYVTLKKANPDFPILIRECSGIQPKLWARYEFGKEKSIPLSNLSVDEVAKALESIVKSHA, encoded by the exons ATGGCGGCGGTCTCTGTGAAGAGCATCGGGGGCAGGCTGGGCCTGGCGCTGAGGGAGCTCCGCATCCACCTGTGCCAGCGCTCCCCCAGCAGCCGCGGCGTCAG GGAATTCATCGAGCAGCACTACGTGACCCTGAAGAAGGCGAATCCCGATTTCCCTATCCTGATCCGCGAGTGCTCCGGTATCCAGCCCAAGCTGTGGGCGCGGTACG AGTTTGGGAAAGAGAAGAGCATCCCACTGAGCAACCTGAGCGTGGATGAAGTGGCCAAGGCCCTGGAGAGCATTGTGAAAAGCCATGCATGA
- the TMCO6 gene encoding transmembrane and coiled-coil domain-containing protein 6, whose product MWARRRAQRGGHSAEELRVRRREREAALRRARRQQQLVSKRLLREDSAAHEGTQDGADTVPDPLSEDEVLELLRGVQRGSEDRRRWLGRLRWALQNEDTQQKFVRLDGSIRTLTGLFTSSLAELQLEAARCLHELSHSSVPAVAEACLPVTSYLLTYLSGHSLELTELCLYTLGNLVVESEAVRKQLLPQGIIPVLASCIQSPHEAVLEGVGYVLSQLLQAKEAPTEIIPLVLDSALPQHMLQLVCSGLKAAMGAAVEFAWCLHYIICRHKDNELLLALGAVPALTSLLLELAAQIPPEAPEGLELLVCPVLRCLSNLLAQTDSQGPDTRLLIALFLILQCFLQQHPFLLHECLWLLNNLTADDPSCCSALLSLDLLPALLQLLTCSQMGTVLVLTVLCNVAQKGQFQCQQLLQQPLLAQLLPLLTLPDPEAVGQCLELLHLLFLHCPEAAAEFTRQGGHQALEQHQGTPELQERAQALLDMVRQPPGAPSACQATLAASS is encoded by the exons ctctgcgcagggcccggcggcagcagcagctggtcaGCAAGCGGCTCCTGCGGGAGGACAGCGCCGCCCACGAGGGGACACAGGATGGAGCAGACACCGTGCCAGACCCGCTCTCAGAGGATGAG gttctggagctgctcaggggtGTGCAGAGGGGTTCGGAGGACAGGAGGCGATGGCTCGGCCGCCTCCGCTGGGCTCTGCAGAACGAGGACACTCAGCAGAAGTTTGTCAG GTTGGACGGCAGCATCCGAACGCTCACCGGGCTCTTCAccagcagcctggctgagctgcagctggaggctgcCCGCTGTCTGCACGAGCTGTCCCActccagtgtccctgctgtggccgAGGCCTGCCTGCCTGTCACCTCCTACCTGCTCACCTACCTGTCGGGACACAGCCTGGAGCTCACG gagctgtgtttgTACACACTGGGGAACCTCGTGGTAGAAAGTGAGGCTGtgaggaagcagctgctgcctcagggcaTTATTCCAGTGCTGGCATCCTGCATCCAG TCCCCTCACGAGGCAGTGCTGGAAGGTGTGGGCTATGTCCTCTCACAGCTCCTCCAAGCCAAGGAAGCACCCACAGAGATCATCCC gctggtCCTGGactcagctctgccccagcacatgCTCCAGCTGGTCTGCTCCGGCCTCAAGGCTGccatgggagcagctgtggagtTTGCCTGGTGTCTCCACTACATCATTTGTAG GCACAAGGACAacgagctgctgctggccctgggggctgtgcccGCGCTCACCTCGCTGCTGCTCGAGCTGGCTGCACAAATCCCCCCGGAGGCTCCCGAGGGCCTGGAGCTG cTGGTGTGCCCCGTGCTGCGGTGTCTCAGTAACCTGCTGGCACAGACAGACAGCCAGGGCCCGGACACACGGCTGCTCATCGCCCTGTTCCTCATCCTGCagtgcttcctgcagcagcacccctTCCTCCTCCACGAGTGCCTCTGGCTGCTCAACAACCTCACAG CGGATgatccctcctgctgctctgctctgctctccctggacctgctgccagccctgctgcagctcctgacgTGTTCCCAGATGGGCACAGTGCTG GTCCTGACTGTGCTGTGCAACGTGGCACAGAAGGGACAGttccagtgccagcagctgctccagcagcccctcctggcccagctcctgcccctgctcacaCTGCCTGACcctgaggctgtggggcagtgcctggagctgctgcacctcCTCTTCCTGCACTGCCCAGAG gctgctgctgagttCACCAGGCAAGGTGGGCACCaggccctggagcagcaccagggcactccagagctgcaggagcgggcacaggcactgctggacaTGGTCAGGCAgcccccaggagcccccagtgccTGCCAGGCCACACTGGCTGCCTCCTCCTAG